From Ammoniphilus oxalaticus, one genomic window encodes:
- a CDS encoding 5' nucleotidase, NT5C type → MKKQTMGIDIDGTLTEFDSFIPYFNELLGKQVKPEEIVQYDLHEIFEMDYDDFSKLFDEHSAPVYEQSHPRSCAQEELKWIDDHYNIVYITARLEEFEELTEKWIKEHGFPNSPIVCTGTHNKIPAIKEYHVNYMVEDRLENALHIWEELSVPVFLIDTPYNQATLPSGVHRVTNWREVTNFLKENGGDA, encoded by the coding sequence ATGAAAAAACAAACAATGGGAATTGATATTGATGGCACGTTAACGGAATTTGATTCCTTTATTCCTTATTTTAATGAGTTATTGGGGAAGCAGGTAAAGCCTGAAGAGATTGTACAATATGATCTTCACGAAATTTTTGAAATGGATTACGACGATTTTTCAAAACTATTTGACGAACATAGCGCGCCTGTCTATGAGCAATCGCACCCGCGTAGTTGCGCACAAGAAGAGCTAAAGTGGATTGATGATCATTACAACATTGTTTATATCACAGCTAGGTTAGAGGAATTTGAAGAGTTGACGGAAAAGTGGATTAAGGAACATGGATTCCCGAATTCCCCGATTGTTTGTACAGGCACGCACAATAAGATCCCCGCAATTAAGGAATATCATGTCAACTACATGGTTGAAGATCGCTTGGAAAACGCTTTGCATATTTGGGAAGAATTGAGTGTTCCTGTTTTTCTAATAGATACGCCATATAACCAGGCGACCTTGCCATCTGGAGTGCATCGTGTGACGAATTGGCGCGAAGTGACGAATTTCTTGAAAGAAAATGGAGGAGATGCTTGA
- a CDS encoding thioredoxin family protein → MIELNNKAEWDEQIAKQELTVAKFYTAWCPDCHRIDPFMPELEKQFKDQISFVSLDRDRFPELSQQLDIFGIPSFIAFKNGQELIRFVSKLGKSREEIEHFLQRAVQVASTLDE, encoded by the coding sequence ATGATTGAGCTAAACAATAAAGCAGAATGGGACGAACAGATCGCCAAACAAGAATTGACAGTCGCTAAATTTTACACTGCTTGGTGCCCGGATTGTCATCGGATCGATCCTTTTATGCCCGAATTAGAAAAACAATTTAAGGATCAAATTTCATTTGTATCCCTCGACAGAGATCGATTTCCGGAATTGAGTCAACAGTTGGATATTTTCGGGATTCCTAGTTTTATCGCATTTAAAAACGGTCAGGAATTGATTCGTTTTGTAAGCAAGCTAGGTAAATCCAGGGAAGAGATCGAACATTTTCTGCAACGAGCTGTTCAAGTCGCTTCCACGCTGGATGAATAG
- a CDS encoding HAD family hydrolase, producing the protein MTQAKSFQGIIFDMDNTLLKSNIDFHEMKQVVYDFLLANEIIEVNPNWESQTASQIIESGRAHPRFAQFEQKVWRLVGEVEAKGMRDAALEPHAREILQALKEANKIVTIATNNAYSAAREALEQLSIFHMFDCVIGREQMEALKPSPSCLFIMMRKWGQLPKDQWVFIGDSWIDGMAAQEAGIPFISYQANQDELLEQGVATFEHTTALKELERLLL; encoded by the coding sequence ATGACGCAAGCAAAGTCTTTTCAAGGCATTATTTTTGATATGGATAACACGTTGTTAAAATCGAATATTGACTTTCATGAGATGAAGCAGGTTGTTTACGATTTTTTATTGGCAAACGAGATCATCGAGGTCAATCCGAATTGGGAAAGTCAGACAGCTTCGCAAATCATCGAATCAGGCCGCGCGCATCCACGTTTTGCTCAATTTGAACAAAAGGTGTGGCGTTTGGTCGGGGAAGTAGAAGCAAAGGGTATGCGTGATGCGGCCTTGGAGCCTCATGCGCGCGAAATTTTGCAAGCCCTCAAGGAAGCAAATAAAATCGTGACGATCGCTACAAATAACGCCTATTCGGCCGCGCGGGAAGCATTAGAGCAACTGTCCATTTTTCATATGTTTGATTGTGTGATTGGTCGTGAACAGATGGAAGCGTTGAAACCATCGCCTTCCTGTTTGTTTATAATGATGAGAAAGTGGGGCCAGCTTCCAAAAGATCAGTGGGTGTTTATCGGGGATTCTTGGATCGACGGTATGGCTGCTCAAGAAGCGGGTATCCCTTTTATTTCATATCAAGCAAATCAAGATGAACTTTTGGAACAAGGAGTTGCAACGTTCGAACATACGACTGCTTTGAAGGAATTGGAGCGTTTGTTACTTTAG
- a CDS encoding Rdx family protein, with amino-acid sequence MPKAISLVEELMSDDNFRNDVEDVALLPKGGGIFEITVNDRLVYSKKELDRFPEENEVVGLIRELILN; translated from the coding sequence TTGCCAAAAGCCATCAGTTTGGTGGAAGAATTAATGAGTGATGACAATTTTCGAAATGATGTGGAAGATGTGGCGCTCTTGCCTAAAGGAGGCGGAATCTTCGAAATTACCGTTAATGACCGATTGGTATACTCTAAAAAAGAGTTGGATCGATTCCCAGAAGAGAACGAAGTAGTCGGATTAATCAGAGAGTTAATATTAAACTAA